In the genome of Deinococcus misasensis DSM 22328, one region contains:
- a CDS encoding GNAT family N-acetyltransferase encodes MIELQSVSGPEIKRVIPELARLRIRVFRDFPYLYEGSAEYEANYLQTYLDCPRSVIVLARDGDRIVGASSALPIEDEMEEIKTPFVQAGFDLSEVFYLAESVLLPEYRGQGLGVKFFEAREHHAHQLGGFRHATFCAVERPLDHPLKPADHVPLDGFWTKRGYHKREDLHTTLSWPDLGESEGSLKKMTFWLREIQK; translated from the coding sequence TTGATAGAGCTGCAATCGGTCAGTGGCCCCGAGATTAAACGGGTGATTCCTGAACTGGCCCGGTTGCGCATCCGGGTGTTCCGCGACTTCCCTTACCTCTACGAAGGAAGCGCTGAATACGAAGCCAATTACTTGCAAACCTATCTGGATTGTCCTCGCAGCGTGATTGTGCTGGCCAGAGATGGAGACCGCATTGTGGGGGCGTCCAGTGCCCTGCCCATCGAAGACGAGATGGAGGAGATCAAAACCCCTTTTGTGCAGGCCGGTTTTGACCTCTCAGAGGTGTTTTACCTTGCGGAGTCGGTGCTTTTGCCGGAATACCGGGGTCAGGGCCTCGGGGTCAAGTTCTTTGAAGCCAGAGAACACCATGCCCACCAACTGGGCGGTTTCAGGCATGCGACGTTTTGCGCGGTAGAGCGGCCTCTGGACCATCCGTTAAAGCCCGCAGACCATGTGCCTCTGGATGGTTTCTGGACCAAGAGGGGCTACCACAAAAGGGAGGACCTGCACACCACCCTGTCGTGGCCAGACCTCGGAGAAAGTGAAGGCTCCCTCAAAAAGATGACCTTCTGGCTGAGGGAAATTCAGAAATAA